One window of Clostridia bacterium genomic DNA carries:
- the rfbC gene encoding dTDP-4-dehydrorhamnose 3,5-epimerase — protein MNKFKLIETGIDGLCIIEPTVFGDNRGYFMEAYNKKDFNEIGLKMDFVQDNQSKSKKGVLRGLHFQKRFPQGKLVRVISGEVFDVAVDLRRNSATFGKWYGVLLSAENKKQFYVPEGFAHGFLVLSDEAEFSYKVTDYYHPEDEGGIMWNDSEIGIKWPLDGIGKPVLSQKDSCNAGFRETICG, from the coding sequence TTGAATAAATTTAAACTTATAGAGACGGGTATAGACGGGTTGTGCATTATAGAGCCTACTGTCTTTGGAGATAACCGCGGGTATTTTATGGAAGCATACAATAAGAAGGATTTCAATGAAATTGGTTTGAAAATGGATTTCGTTCAGGATAATCAGTCAAAATCCAAAAAAGGTGTCTTACGGGGGTTGCATTTTCAGAAGCGCTTTCCGCAGGGAAAGCTTGTAAGGGTAATTTCCGGCGAGGTGTTTGATGTAGCTGTTGATCTTAGGAGAAACTCGGCTACTTTCGGCAAATGGTACGGTGTGCTGCTTTCAGCAGAAAACAAGAAACAGTTTTACGTTCCCGAAGGGTTTGCACACGGATTCCTTGTGCTGTCCGATGAGGCAGAATTCTCGTATAAGGTCACGGATTATTACCACCCGGAGGATGAGGGCGGTATTATGTGGAATGATTCAGAAATAGGGATAAAATGGCCGTTAGATGGAATCGGAAAGCCTGTTTTGTCCCAAAAAGATAGTTGCAACGCAGGATTCAGGGAAACAATATGCGGATGA